A window of the Lactuca sativa cultivar Salinas chromosome 5, Lsat_Salinas_v11, whole genome shotgun sequence genome harbors these coding sequences:
- the LOC111897272 gene encoding uncharacterized protein LOC111897272 encodes MEKPDDLKFEAGQLAESKTFEDGFRGAWFRCKIKDINLNQILAEYFDFVDKVVIEWTKIYELPHYGRKSKQIKKQLMVRPPYPKMYLKNEMPPVNSITEVCVVIDGEWKVGDLIDWCKDDCYWSARIIKILSDDEVQIELPMPPAGQGGIYNAFCKDLRPSLNWTPLEGWTFPTMRGQASCSAQLIFPSQQGMDIESREEEVASPQNASSTSQISVISLATPIEEEEALQSQEVKTSGDDVEKVSSSDNISTLRVEENKTDDDDAWDDVDHNMIDLNIMHEETLEASILDLEELANRIKWLKSILDNSRSNSGSWKFEGES; translated from the exons ATGGAGAAGCCTGATGATCTGAAGTTTGAAGCTGGCCAACTTGCTGAATCCAAAACATTTGAAGATGGATTCCGTGGTGCTTGGTTTAGATGCAAG ATCAAGGATATAAACTTGAACCAGATTTTGGCCGAGTACTTTGACTTTGTAGATAAAG TTGTTATTGAATGGACAAAGATATACGAATTGCCTCATTATGGAAGGAAGTCAAAGCAGATAAAGAAACAATTAATGGTGCGACCTCCATATCCTAAAATGTATCTCAAAAATGAAATGCCACCTGTCAATTCCATTACAGAAGTATGTGTTGTGATTGATGGTGAATGGAAAGTTGGGGATTTGATAGATTGGTGTAAAGATGATTGCTATTGGTCAGCAAGGATCATCAAAATATTGAGTGATGATGAGGTTCAG ATTGAGTTGCCAATGCCTCCAGCTGGACAAGGGGGGATTTATAATGCATTTTGTAAGGATTTACGCCCATCATTAAACTGGACTCCATTAGAAGGCTGGACATTTCCTACCATG AGAGGTCAAGCTTCATGCAGCGCACAGCTTATTTTCCCATCACAGCAAG GCATGGATATTGAGAGTAGGGAGGAAGAAGTTGCTTCGCCTCAAAATGCATCTTCCACTTCTCAAATATCAGTAATTTCATTAGCAACTCCaatcgaagaagaagaagcatTGCAGAGTCAAGAAGTGAAAACCAGTGGTGATGATGTGGAAAAAGTGAGTTCTTCGGACAATATTTCAACGTTGCGTGTGGAAGAAAATAAaacagatgatgatgatgcttgGGATGATGTTGATCACAACATGATAGATTTAAATATAATGCACGAGGAGACATTAGAGGCATCCAttcttgaccttgaagaacttgcAAATAGAATAAAATGGCTTAAGAGCATTCTTGATAACAGTCGATCAAATTCAGGATCATGGAAGTTTGAAGGAGAAAGTTGA